Within Ovis aries strain OAR_USU_Benz2616 breed Rambouillet chromosome 11, ARS-UI_Ramb_v3.0, whole genome shotgun sequence, the genomic segment CTCTGAGCCCGGCCGCCGGGCCGCCGGGCCGCCGGGCCGCCGGGCCTCCAGAGCTCAGCCGGCTGCCTCCGCGCTTTTCTGCCCACTGTCCGCGCTGCTGGCAATCTGGAAATCTTCTCCGGggtacagagaaagagaaaaagaagaacattttGCGAAGGAGGTTACTTCCTTTCCTGAATTTGGGCGCTGGTAGCTCAATTCAAAATACCGGCGTATAGCAGGGGACCTGGGAAACCCGGGGTGAATTTGGGTTGTTTGGCTCCAAAACATCCCCTTGATTGAGAAATACCAGAGGATGCCGTCTAGACCTTCGGAAttgatttttagtatttattagaTTATAAATCCTggcttatttaaatttaaaaaacaggctACGGGCGCTGAAAGGGGAAGAGGATTGGAAGGAAGCAAGGATGAGGAGAATCTGTTTACTCTAAATTTGTAAGTAAAAGGCTCCTAAACCTGCGGTACCCACATTAAGGACCGCAGACCACCCTCTCCCCCTGCAGAGAGCATGGGGAGTTGTCCTTGGGAACCTGAGCGAGTGCACATTTAGGCGAGAGAGCCAAGTGTCTGGGTCCGGCTTTGCTCTCCTTCAATTCCTGGGGTGCAGAGGCAATCATTCGGTGGTTAGAGTGTCTGCCTTAGCCTCCATTAGAGACACCTTACTTGGGACAAAAGCTAGGCCCTAGGGGAATCTGCGGCCCCCACACCCGCAGTGCTACAAGCCCTCACAGGTGGGGTCCTGCCATCTATAGGGCTGGGAGTGAGGGGGGCAGTCAGAGGGGCATTCAGAGGGGGAAAGGGGGCTTTGACGCTTTCATTTTGCCCTGAGGCTAGTGGCAGCTCTGGACATTGGCTGTTGCTCCCAACTCACCCCCAAATtgccttagaaaagaccctgtgtGGAGGTTTTGGGGTGAATTTTTACTAGAAAAGAAGGACAGAGCTCCAGTGAGAATAGGGAGGTTCCAAAAAGAACCCCCTTCCCAGATGGATGCTTGTGCCTCCTCAATCTGATTCCCCACACCCCAAATCTCACACCTTCTCAGATTGGGGTTTCCCCAAAAAtcgagaaggagaagaaaagaagatggCGACTGAGAAAAGGGTTGCTggtggagcagccatgaagaaatGCAATAAATTCCTTGTTGTTTTATGAAAATTTACAACTTTGTGATAGAAGTTTATGAGTGGTTGAATCCAGCGATTGGCCAGCGCCGGTCATGTGGCCGGGCGATCGTGAACATGAACTTTTTatcatttccctggtggttatAATGCAGCATTCTTTTGGACACCACACCTAGGTCGGAGCACTGTCGTCCTTCAGGGCTCCAGCCTCTTGATATTTTTATACTTCAGTATCAGCTCGAtaaagcaaaagagagagaggaaaaccaagggggagagaaaagaagagagagcgggagagagagagaggaggggtggGAATTACACAAAAGAGagaaccaaaaataattttaatttctaagttaATTTGCTTGCTGATCTGGGATTTTAGTCATCATGGAGAGTAAATGGACAATCTGCCCAGGACTGCAGCCTGATACCATTTTTCAAAGCCAGAACTTACTCCATTTTCTATGCAAATATCAGAAAAGCGAAACACCCTCTCTCCCAAGTCAGAGAAGGGGAAGCAACGGCTCTCAGGTTGGGACAATATTATCtggaagatgaagaagaaacCGAACGCTCTTCCCCGCCCCCCTTTCTCCCACCCCTTTCAATCGGAGGAAAGAAACCCCAAGGTCTGCAAAGGTAAGGGAGATTCTAcaattttcttcttattcttttgCATCGGTTTTGTAGGGGGTGGGGCTTGGGTTTGTTTCTCCCCCCTCTTCCAAGACAGGGCTGAACCCCACCTCCGGGCGCTGCAAGGAGAGGCTTCCTAGGAAATTCGGTGGCTGAGAGAGGGGTGGttgcttcctggaggagaagcAAGGCAGGGAAGACGGTCGGAGGAACCGAAAGGGGCCACGGAGGCGAGCTCTAAGTGGCCTATTTAAGCTGGGAGAAGAGGTTTAAGTTAGAGGGCTGCGGAAGAAAGGATAGGGGGGTGTCTGGACTTGGGGTGCCGGCATAAAGCCGGTTGCTACGGCCTCTGTGGGTTtgcgccccctccccctcccaccatctCTCCCTTGTTCCGGCCTCCCCCAATTGCCCCGGCGCAGTTCTCTTGCCCGGTGCGGGTACGGGTATCCGTGGCTTTCCGGCACCGTTGGCACGAGGGGCGGTGGCGCTGAGAGACGTCCTGGTCTCTGGAGGGCCTGGAATCTCCGTTGAGGCCAGCGAGGGCGAGCAGGCGGCTAGAGAGATACAGAAAGAACAATTCACGGAGAAATACTCATTATCTCCCTTCGgaaacatttctgaaattaaaaggCTGTGGGTGGAGGCACCCAAATTGAGGGAGACCCCCCCCTCCTTCCAAGAAGCCTGCCTGAAAATGCCCAGATCTTTGGCCACTCCCGTAGCAGGGAGGCTCGTTCTGCAGGGAGACAATTTTGTGGTTTTTAACGCGGTAGTTTACAGCGTGTTGGTTTCTGTGTAATACTGGTTCTGTACCTTGTGTTTTATTGGTATGGGATGTGTGGATTTCTGTGGAGGAGAAAATTGCCATGTGTGTCTGATGTGGAAACGTTTCAAACTTTCTTGGATCCAAATGTGGTGATTGTGAAGAAGCTGTTTACCACGTTGTTGTTTTAggtatggaaacaaaaaagaaaaataaagagaagaaaattaaaagaaattcccATTAGGGGATTTGATGGTGTCTGGACTAGAAAGCTGCCTGGCACTGAGCTCAGACAGCTAGTCTTGTCCCTCCGGCGCCTGATTCCATTCCCGagccaggcctggggtgggggtgggggtgggggtgggggtgggggggggggggggggtgcggggtggggggagccggGAGAAGAACCGTGGGGCGGGAAGACTAGATTCCTAAAGTAGCTGGTGGGGTTGAAGAAGGCGCCAGTCGCTAGGTGAAGACTTAAAAATAGAGAGGGGTTCTGGGGAAGCTGCCAGCTGAGAGATAAGGGACTTAGGGCTCGGAGAGCAGGAGAGACTGATTTAGTTTGGTTTGCAGAAATAGGTGATTGCTTTCCTCTTTTTAAGGACCAGATGCAGAGATTTCAATCTCGGGTCTCTGGTGGCCCAGGGATTGCAGGGTCTGGATGCGCATAGGGGAATACTGGCCTTCTCACTACTGAGCTGAAAAGGGAGAGAGCCACTTGTGGCGCGGGAGGGGGCCCCTCGTGGCACAGGTAGATGCCCTCGAAGCAGGCCCAGTATGGATGCCTGAAGGGACCCCCTCGGCTGTGAAGCCAGAGAAGTTCTCGGCCAGCACCCGCGGCACTCGGAGCCTattcttaaaggaaaaattcCCCAAACCTACCCAGACTATAAAGGTCTTTTTCTCCTGTAGTCTTGGCGGGGTATAAATCATCCCTTAGACAGTTCTCTCTGACCCAAATTATGCGGTTTGCTGCCATCTACCGTCCGTTTGGAGACATGCGGCTTCGGCGCCACAAGCCCGGCGACGCTGCTTGAACCCGGCCCCACGCCCGGAGCCCCCAGCCGCTCAGCTTTGGCGGGATTCTGGGGACTTTCGGCCCAGATTATCACCTTTCGCTggatcttggttccagcttgccCACATGTGAATTGGAGAACGAGGATCCCTCTCTCTTGTCAGGCCCATCCCAGCTCCAAACCTGGCGGCTGGCTGGGGGAAGCGGCTTTTTTTCTAGGGCATATTTTAAAAGGACTAATACTGCATCTGGCGGGCACGGGGCTCTGAATCAAAGGGTTGGGGGATCAGAGTCGACCCTCTCCCCGGCGTCCCCGCCAAACTCAAGAGGGGATCACGAGGGCCGCTAGGAAGATCCATCCGAGGCCAAGGCTGTTCAAGgtttatttggttttcttttcggCCAAGGGAGGGGTCCTGCAGGGGAGGCGCCGGCCCGGGCAGTTCCACTCGGTTGTCAAAAGACAAACCGAGTCTGTGTTCTCCGGGTTGACTGGTGGGTCTTGCCAGTTCCTTGGCCGGTTGAGTGTATGGTGAAAGAACTGAACCGAGCTTTCTGGAAATTGTTGGTGTGTGCAAGTGAGTGTGTGTCCCCTTCCCCATTTCCAATCATTTCAAGCGAAATCGACACAAACATGCTTTGGGAAAAAGCGGGGAGTGGGGATCAATCATTAAGGAAGCAAATCATTGTAATTTCCGTTCCTGCCCGGCTCTTCACACCCGCTGAAGCCGACTGCTTTCCCAGGAGGGGGTGGCGAGGGCGAGGGTACGCGCCGCTGCCGCCGAGTTTGAATATTGGCCCGTCTCACGGGTTACTGATTAGCTTGGGCTTTCAAGCCGCAGGAGGAAGCTCTGGCCGCTCCTTTCAAGGTGCTGTGGCCCCAGTTCCTGGGCGGGGGGCTCCAGGAAATTGCCTCTGGTGCCAGGCAGGCCTAGGTGTTACGGGGtctggagctggaggagctgcCGGAGTCAAGGGGCCCAGCGGTACTAGGGGCAAACGCGGGGTCTCTGAGGCCCGAGCCTCTGGCGCCTTGTGAGTCTGCCTCGCAGGAGCAGCCCTTTCAGCTCTTCAGCAGAGAGTGACTTTCTGGCGGCTGGAAGGCCCagcccagtgcaggggccccCAAGGGAGTGCTCCCTGAAAGTCTTAGGCCCCTTGGAGGTTTTTCTTGCCGACAATCGGAAGGACAGATGGAGAGGGGAAGGCAGCTGTACAGAGGGTTGAAACCTTTAAGGGCTCTTAGGGTGCGCATGGGCCCGGGGAGAGGGAGCTGAGGGCCACTGCTCCCCCCTCCAACAGAGAAGATGCCATTTATTTGCATAATGGAAATATCTTTGTACCTTGCTTTGGAGGAGCTAGTTTTAAGGCAGTGTTCCCTGTAAACTGCTCTCAAAAATTGGGAGAGGCCACACTGCCCCTCTGGGAACATATATGTTCCCCAAACCCAGAGAATCATGGACTCTAGAGGAAGAATTGGGTTGAGATGTTTGAATTCACCCCACCCCAATCAGAGTTGAGATTGGGGTGGGGGAAGTTGCCCACAACCCTTAAGAGCCGGGAGTGGGAGGGAGCTTTGCAGCTAAGAAGAAGTGGGAAGCCTGGACAATGTCTCAATACCCCTCCCCTCCAAACACCTACTGGCAAATATTCTCCCTGAGATTACCCATGCAGGAGAATTCTACTCTGGAGCTGAACACAATTTCGACATTTACCGGGGAGCTGGAATGTGTGTACGTCCGCAGGACCACAGATTCACAGCTCAGGAAATTACAATTATAAGTCCTGCCAGTGGGATTTCTATACAATCCTTCTGTTGTGTACTCAAGACTTAGGACACATTTACATCCACCTCTCCGTACACACACCTCCTCCTTGAGCAGGGAGAGACACCCCAGACCAGCAGATGGCTGTGCCCACTGTGTATTTATATGTTCCCTCTTGGAGACAGACCGACAATGGTGGATGCAACCACAGACAGATTCATAGAGATCTGACTCCAGAAGTCAGGCAGCCTCTGGCCCAGCCCTGCTTGCCTGCTCTTTCTCCCAAACAAACGGATCAGACGAATAAACGCTCATAAATACCTCTGGGCTTAGATAAGAGCGATGAGGCGCTATTTCCTTTCATGCCCGACTCCAGGCGCCCAGGCCCTGCCTTTGCGGCTCCATCTCGTGGCAGGCAACCTGCAGAGGTGAGGTTAATTTGGGGCTATGACTCTAAGGATAAGGCGATTGTTTTCGTGCTTCTATCATAGGGGAAGTCTTCATCTCTCACTGAATCTTATGTTATCCAGGCTTCATGGGAAAGCCCATACTAAACAGTCCTAGTTTGAGGACACTGTGACCAGAAAGGAGAGAGGGCTGAGGCCCAAGGCCCAGCCTCAGTAGCAAGGAGGAGGGACACAAGGCACTCTCCCCACCTTGCTCCTCCAGCCCAAAtgttctcccttcctttccaggAGTGGGCCTAATCACAGCTGGATTTGAGCACTTATGACTGCATCATTAGGAGGctagagtttattttttaaaatcttgacaccccctcccccaagaGGGGCTAGGAAGTGGTTGATGGGTCAACCAGGAATAGCCACTTAACCATGAAGGCAGAGCGGAGAAGTTGTCCTAAGTTTAGGGAGCCTTTTGGGCCACTTTGCAACaaccaagttccatccctggtcactAACCTCAATCCTTTACCACTTTTCCTAGTGTCTTGTGCCATCTTCAGTGGGCAGATTTGGCCTACAAAAAGGAGTCCAAAGAACAAGTCAGAGAAGGGTCAGCCTGGTCCCTTCATCATCAGGTTTTGTCCCACATTCTGGCCCATTCCTGGCCCCAGGTCCAAAGCTTGTCATTCTTTATGAGCATTAGAATGTTGAAAATACACTGTGCTTCAGTCTTCCAGGCTGGTTCCAATGCTCATTTTCCTAAAATAAGAGTCAGAGATATACACACTCTCTCACACCAAAGCTTGTAGGCAGCAGGCTGGTAATACATAtatgagaggtgggagggattgTAGAGATGCTGAGAGACAGAAGGGTAGTGAGCATCTGGAGAGGGGATACGGAATGATAGTGGTAAGCTGCCTGCTGCGGCCCCAGGAGAACCCAACCCTCCCcctttataaaatgaaacaaaaaccgtcttgagaaagaattaattaaaaaagaactgTCAGCTTCTGGAGAGACCTGGAAAAGGAGCGATGGCTCCTCTCTTCCCACTGGTTTCTGATTGTCTCCAAAATCAGGAGGGTTTGAGGACCTGAAACTGGAGGAGAAACAATTTTCTTCCCTGTAGTTACTGAGGCACCTTTGATACCTAAGAATTTGTAGCCCAGGATATTCTAATGTCTTTTGGGGTAGGAAGTGGGGTGGAGGGAAGGTTGCAGGCAGGATAGGGATCAGACAAACCTCTCACCCCTCCTCTCCCTATCCCCCTCTTCCCAGTGCCCCTTCCTGTGCCAAACGCAAGCAATACATACTAGAACCAGGCAAGATATCTTGGGCAGCGGCAGCGGTAGCCTTCCAAGAAGCTCCTAATCTAGCCGCACATCAAAAGGGAGAAGCTTTTAGGCTCAGACCCTCCTCACAATTCCCAGTCTTCTGGGTCCTCTGGCCTGCCTCTCAGACTACAAGAGCTGTAGAGAGGCAGGAATAATAAGCCCAGGCTTGGAGGAGATGGAGTAGGTctgagaaacaggaaaaacagttttcaaaacCTGGGAAGGAGatggtttcttcttcttttgcttctCGATTTCTGAAAGCAATGCTAATCGGCGGAGAACTCTTCTCTCCTCCTACCAACACAAAACCCAAGAAACCAGCCTTCTCCTTTAGTTCTCTTCTAGGGAGACTGAAATTCCAGATTCCGAGATATTTATCCACCTTCCCTTGAGGGAATGGGGCTCAAGCAAGTCAGGGGTTAACTTTTCTGAAAACACAATTAACTTTTTCCTATTCCTgcgtggggaggggagggatatatttatttaatcactGGAGGATGGGGTGGTCTCAATCCAagtgctccctcctccctcaaaGGCATAGACGCCTCTGTCGCAGATCCTACGTAGGTGGAACGGGACGCGTTGTGCtgttggggagagagagagagagagaaagcagaaggagaaggaggaaaaaaaggttGATAGGTTTGTGCGCGGGTCCCTCGCGCGGGCTGCGCTCCTCCTGGGTGCTATTTGACAATTCCTGCCTCTGCCATTGGTCAGTGTTGGATCAGATGGTTGTATTTCCTTCTGGCCCTCACTGGCACCTCGCCATCCCCCCTCAGCTAAAACCCAATCTCAGATATACTACTAATAGGCGCGGCGCTCGGACTATAAAACACAACAAATCATAAACCCGGCGGAGCAGCAGCGGCCGCGCGCGCCTCCCCTCCCAATGAGTTCCTATTTCGTGAACTCCACCTTCCCCGTCACTCTGGCCAGCGGGCAGGAGTCCTTCCTGGGCCAGCTCCCTCTCTACTCGTCGGGCTATGCGGACCCTCTGAGGCACTACCCTGCGCCCTACGGGCCCGGGCCCGGCCAAGACAAGGGCTTTGCCGCTTCCTCCTATTACCCGCCGGCCGGCGGCGGCTACGGCCGGGCGGCGCCCTGCGACTACGGGCCGGCGCCGGCCTTCTACCGCGAGAAGGAGTCGGCCTGCGCGCTCTCGGGCGCCGACGAGCCGCCCCCGTTCCACCCGGAGCCGCGGAAGTCCGACTGCGCGCAGGACAAGAGCGTCTTCGGCGAGGCCGAGGAGCAGAAGTGCTCCACTCCGGTCTACCCCTGGATGCAGCGGATGAATTCATGCAACAGTGAGTGAGACTTGCTGAGGCCGCCGCGACCCCCATGGGCTCCCTCCCCCCTAGAGTCAGAACTAGAGAGCCCCCCCACCCAATTCTTCCACGGAGAAAGCCTCTCGGGTTGGAGCTTAGGGAAGATTGGGCGCCTGCCTCGATCTCCCGCGCTGCCCTCACGCCCTCAGGAGTTGCAAAGTTTGCAAAGTCCCAGATGCACTCCGAGCCAGGGGGAGCGAGTGGGTTCTCTGCGAGGGCCAGGCAGCAGCCGAGATCCGGGTCAGGGAGGCAGACAGAGCCCGCGCAGCCACTGGCTGGGCTCTCCCTGGCGCCCCCAGCTCTGGCCCGGTCCCCCACCCCAAGACTGTTCATTAAAAACGGAGTACGTCATGGGAAGGGGGGCGGCCTGACGCTGGCGAGGGAGAGTTGAGTCTGTCCCGGACTGGTTTTCCCTGGGGGTCGGGGGCTGGGGAAAGAGGAGGCACCCGGAAAGGGGTGGTAGTCAGAGGAGGGGGGGAGAAtaaggggaagaaagagagggagcgGGCGGAGTCGGAGAGAGGGAGAAGCAGGCGCCGGGGTCTCAGGTTGGAT encodes:
- the HOXB6 gene encoding homeobox protein Hox-B6, with translation MSSYFVNSTFPVTLASGQESFLGQLPLYSSGYADPLRHYPAPYGPGPGQDKGFAASSYYPPAGGGYGRAAPCDYGPAPAFYREKESACALSGADEPPPFHPEPRKSDCAQDKSVFGEAEEQKCSTPVYPWMQRMNSCNSSSFGPSGRRGRQTYTRYQTLELEKEFHYNRYLTRRRRIEIAHALCLTERQIKIWFQNRRMKWKKESKLLSASQLSAEEEEEKPAE